The following are from one region of the Treponema denticola genome:
- a CDS encoding phage tail domain-containing protein, which translates to MKIFYNNEMLDIPIWITASDNSVQIANHTAKINDRHGEVSFGEHVYSARSFNCSGTIFAEKYEDVEKERSRLTSLLVGRELKVYRDDDDKIFYICCLIGNIKISYNHGIDLAKTFTISFMLKALDPFGYGEEKEKSIVAGLQTLPIQNDGNYMTLPIIEINTTESLNGLLLKCGNSFLELSGEITPTSGQILQYQDGNLFLNNDDISYKLSDKSLLYPLSLQAGNNNLEIKIHSGNIKIKYHGRYV; encoded by the coding sequence ATGAAAATATTTTATAACAATGAAATGTTAGACATTCCAATCTGGATAACGGCAAGTGATAATTCGGTGCAGATTGCAAATCACACAGCAAAAATAAACGATAGGCATGGTGAGGTGTCTTTTGGAGAGCATGTCTATTCGGCCCGCTCTTTTAATTGCTCAGGTACTATCTTTGCCGAAAAATATGAAGATGTAGAAAAAGAACGCTCAAGGCTTACATCTCTTTTAGTAGGCCGTGAATTAAAAGTTTATCGGGATGATGATGATAAAATATTTTATATTTGCTGTTTAATTGGTAATATAAAAATCAGTTATAATCATGGTATAGATCTCGCAAAAACATTTACTATAAGTTTTATGCTAAAAGCACTAGACCCGTTCGGTTATGGAGAAGAAAAAGAAAAATCTATAGTCGCGGGACTTCAAACATTACCAATCCAAAATGATGGCAATTATATGACTCTTCCCATAATTGAAATTAACACTACAGAAAGTCTTAATGGATTACTTTTAAAATGTGGTAATTCTTTTTTAGAACTATCTGGAGAAATAACACCAACATCAGGGCAAATATTACAATATCAAGACGGTAATCTTTTTTTAAATAATGATGATATATCTTATAAGCTATCAGATAAAAGTTTACTCTACCCTCTTTCGCTTCAAGCCGGTAATAATAATTTAGAAATAAAAATACACTCCGGCAATATAAAGATTAAATATCATGGGAGGTATGTATAA
- a CDS encoding fibronectin type III domain-containing protein, with protein MVIFYDKNGRRIGKAYEVGWNFSQKRNKEGTGKIELVNYPVGAKYASLYKGKEKIKDVVITENSSNDKGVNTNIRTLESLFKNYRLPENWKGWNKKPLNFVLSDAVNGFDYIQKSTIEDFSHYLEKTNVALNKIKDGDIHLDYYQEGDSLKYYEEGTITFAFDCGDIAGQRYVRWVETTGEKVYIGIQSVSSDTPISSISQVDFSGVPILNARRDIENDSSFSGVPIASMGRYVAIRFVLKYINPDWISDFATHKVYNENNVLVDRTVRGFTPVIRAFEIITRKKSEFKIKSVPMDMGELIEDIELSNISIWEAVQKIREKYKFDTNCYIEKDKIYFEFAKSLVKNKTRKAKYLLRASDKQTSSLNNTNIKELKQEIQKVNVLHCYGEGERQQKIYLRIPEVGTFDNLPTVEDTFSDSKIKTREGLKTAGEKALKEKRKEDNPIFEVETIIPIRLFDKISLIHPDTEKVYECIVEEENISYKGNVFTQKFGIGGDLFNPLSALIPKDDNNHENKILKPPVGLTATGKIKSISLEWDGDDVDFVVRWKEKGQIVYNYRHSKQTKILFERLKPNSEYLFSVASVYEGRISDYTAEISCIAIAESAFSFPTDTDILSLLNFDETPQALPAPNPSYTAWKSKIIEYDCTDKQEIKMTFEEALNNIIILSGELKNDFTLKLFFDKQNGNGAKQYLIVYKLTGNFNVIIQTEEPATNKISQNINAKTFGLGCYAVVDFRGNVWAFEGNIKQSLIDEILQHTENKLNNNAQQTITNFKNEINNFYLEEKNKMNIFIQEKMNEIKNYHKNRFIKESGAIGEIRYFTSKKYTYGYLYANGYSFIPELYPDFYQFWLENFGDKKKKNYLGYDAFGYPKLPDLRGVALRAVDDGSGRGGATLALEYQGDAIRNIKGGFSSAAGGVSPEHGHLFYTLNHFVSGHGHTSDSNASYISFLMDASRVVPTAKDNRIKSYGVYPFIKVI; from the coding sequence ATGGTTATTTTTTACGATAAAAACGGTAGAAGAATAGGAAAGGCTTATGAGGTTGGTTGGAACTTTAGTCAAAAACGCAATAAAGAAGGCACGGGCAAAATAGAGCTTGTAAATTATCCTGTCGGTGCAAAATATGCTTCTTTGTATAAGGGAAAAGAAAAAATAAAAGATGTTGTTATTACAGAAAACTCAAGCAATGACAAAGGGGTAAATACGAACATCCGTACATTGGAAAGTCTTTTCAAGAATTATCGATTGCCGGAAAATTGGAAAGGGTGGAACAAGAAACCTTTAAACTTTGTATTATCAGATGCAGTAAACGGCTTTGACTATATTCAAAAATCAACAATAGAGGATTTTTCACATTATCTTGAAAAAACAAATGTGGCATTAAACAAAATAAAAGATGGGGACATACACTTAGACTATTATCAAGAAGGAGATAGTCTTAAATATTATGAAGAAGGAACTATTACATTCGCTTTTGATTGCGGAGATATAGCGGGGCAAAGATATGTTAGGTGGGTAGAAACTACCGGAGAAAAAGTATATATAGGCATTCAATCCGTATCATCGGATACACCCATAAGCAGCATATCACAAGTTGACTTTTCGGGGGTTCCAATTTTAAATGCTAGACGAGATATAGAAAATGACAGCTCTTTTTCAGGTGTCCCTATTGCAAGTATGGGCCGCTATGTTGCCATTCGATTTGTCTTGAAATATATCAATCCCGATTGGATTAGTGATTTTGCAACACATAAAGTTTACAATGAAAATAATGTACTTGTAGATAGAACCGTTAGAGGATTTACTCCGGTAATACGAGCTTTTGAAATTATTACAAGAAAAAAAAGTGAGTTTAAAATAAAATCCGTGCCAATGGATATGGGTGAATTGATCGAAGATATAGAGCTTTCAAACATATCAATATGGGAAGCTGTCCAAAAAATAAGAGAAAAATATAAGTTTGACACAAATTGTTACATTGAAAAAGACAAAATATATTTTGAGTTTGCAAAATCTTTAGTTAAAAATAAAACAAGAAAAGCTAAATATCTTTTGCGGGCAAGTGATAAACAAACATCTTCCTTAAACAATACAAATATTAAAGAACTAAAACAAGAGATACAAAAAGTTAATGTTTTGCATTGTTACGGAGAGGGAGAAAGACAGCAAAAAATATATCTAAGAATACCTGAGGTTGGAACTTTTGATAATCTGCCCACTGTAGAAGATACTTTTTCTGATAGTAAAATAAAAACAAGAGAAGGACTAAAAACAGCTGGAGAAAAAGCATTAAAAGAAAAAAGAAAAGAGGATAATCCGATATTTGAAGTTGAAACAATAATACCTATAAGACTTTTTGATAAAATATCTTTAATCCATCCTGATACTGAAAAAGTCTATGAGTGTATTGTTGAAGAAGAAAACATATCTTATAAGGGTAATGTTTTTACGCAGAAATTTGGCATTGGCGGAGATTTATTCAACCCTTTATCTGCTCTTATCCCAAAAGATGATAACAACCATGAAAATAAAATTTTGAAACCACCCGTAGGCTTAACTGCTACAGGCAAAATAAAATCAATCAGTTTAGAATGGGATGGCGATGATGTTGATTTTGTAGTACGTTGGAAAGAAAAGGGGCAGATAGTTTATAATTACAGGCACTCAAAGCAAACAAAGATACTTTTTGAAAGATTAAAACCAAACTCTGAATACTTATTTAGTGTTGCAAGTGTTTATGAAGGCCGTATATCCGACTATACTGCTGAAATATCTTGTATAGCTATAGCAGAGTCAGCCTTTTCCTTCCCCACCGACACCGACATTTTAAGCCTTCTGAATTTTGACGAAACACCCCAAGCCCTGCCCGCCCCCAACCCGTCTTATACAGCTTGGAAATCTAAAATCATTGAATACGATTGCACAGATAAACAAGAAATCAAGATGACTTTTGAGGAAGCGTTAAATAATATAATTATTTTATCTGGAGAATTAAAAAACGATTTTACATTAAAATTATTTTTCGACAAGCAAAACGGAAACGGGGCTAAGCAGTATTTAATAGTTTATAAATTAACGGGTAATTTTAATGTAATAATTCAAACTGAAGAACCCGCAACTAATAAAATCTCTCAAAACATAAACGCCAAAACATTCGGCCTTGGCTGTTATGCGGTGGTAGATTTTAGAGGCAATGTGTGGGCTTTTGAGGGCAATATTAAGCAATCCTTAATTGATGAAATTTTGCAGCACACAGAAAATAAACTTAACAATAATGCTCAACAAACAATTACTAATTTTAAAAATGAAATAAATAATTTTTATCTTGAAGAAAAAAATAAAATGAATATTTTTATTCAAGAAAAAATGAATGAAATAAAAAATTATCACAAAAACCGCTTTATTAAAGAGTCCGGAGCAATCGGGGAAATTCGGTACTTCACCAGCAAAAAATATACTTATGGCTATTTATATGCAAACGGCTATTCTTTTATTCCAGAACTTTACCCCGATTTCTATCAATTTTGGCTTGAAAATTTTGGGGACAAGAAAAAGAAAAACTATCTAGGCTATGACGCTTTCGGCTACCCGAAGCTGCCTGACTTGCGAGGTGTTGCATTAAGAGCTGTCGACGACGGAAGCGGCCGAGGCGGCGCAACCTTGGCACTGGAGTATCAAGGAGACGCTATAAGGAATATTAAAGGGGGATTTTCCTCTGCTGCAGGTGGTGTCTCGCCAGAACATGGCCATCTTTTTTATACCCTCAACCACTTCGTGTCTGGCCACGGACATACGAGCGATTCGAATGCTTCGTATATTAGTTTTTTGATGGATGCATCCCGTGTCGTTCCCACAGCAAAAGACAATAGAATAAAATCTTACGGGGTATACCCGTTTATAAAAGTTATATAA